A stretch of the Synechococcus sp. UW69 genome encodes the following:
- a CDS encoding DUF2079 domain-containing protein, protein MNSTPRAESHPSLPPGCPQLLVVLSAGLGLLLWGVAATRHGLLQSNAYDLGLFDQWAWLIGSEAAPISSMEQVHVLADHGAWMLYLAGGAYRMLPSLHWLLGSQALALSFTALPIWWLAEQAGLTRRRCWLICSLWWLQPVVFNAALFDFHPETWVMPAFALAIWAERSNRPRLWFGLLLMMLGCRDGLVLITSGIAINLAWRRRWRWSLAAGGLSGGWLLILSRWLYPLLRNGEGPKAASRMFSHLGGDPTTVLSGLDWGGGAEYLLLLCLPCIALWRRASLSTLLIGLPLVLVNLLSASASYRTLVHHYSLPLAMVAVVACIDGLRRQPEPQRGFPWMLCWAVACWLALAKPWFFTGPYLARLPQMQAVQEAKALIQQEDAVLTTSYLVPQLSQRTTISFPKKKQSMPHDAAAWNVLLLNPSDPGWGSSRKVQKSLLTQAKDRNWTCRSWPSGLELCRAPAAAEQQPRRGNAPSDSHPTP, encoded by the coding sequence ATGAACTCCACCCCCAGGGCTGAATCCCATCCCTCGCTCCCCCCTGGCTGCCCCCAGCTGCTGGTGGTCTTGAGTGCAGGCCTGGGCCTGCTTCTCTGGGGTGTCGCGGCGACACGGCATGGCCTGCTCCAAAGCAATGCCTACGACCTTGGACTGTTCGACCAATGGGCCTGGCTGATCGGATCGGAAGCCGCACCGATCTCCTCGATGGAGCAGGTGCATGTGCTGGCCGACCACGGAGCTTGGATGCTGTATTTGGCCGGGGGGGCCTATCGGATGTTGCCCAGCCTGCATTGGCTCTTGGGCAGTCAGGCCCTGGCCCTGAGCTTCACAGCGCTGCCGATCTGGTGGCTGGCGGAGCAGGCGGGACTGACCCGCCGACGCTGCTGGCTGATCTGCAGCCTCTGGTGGTTGCAGCCGGTGGTATTCAACGCGGCTTTGTTTGATTTCCATCCCGAAACCTGGGTGATGCCCGCCTTCGCTCTGGCGATCTGGGCCGAGCGCAGCAATCGCCCCCGGCTCTGGTTTGGCTTGCTGCTGATGATGCTGGGCTGCCGCGATGGCCTAGTGCTGATCACATCCGGCATTGCCATCAATCTTGCCTGGCGCCGGCGTTGGCGGTGGAGCCTGGCGGCGGGCGGCCTCAGCGGCGGATGGCTGCTCATCCTCAGCCGTTGGCTCTATCCACTGCTGCGGAACGGCGAAGGGCCCAAGGCCGCATCACGCATGTTCAGCCATTTAGGTGGCGATCCAACCACCGTTCTCAGTGGCCTGGATTGGGGCGGAGGAGCGGAATATCTGCTGCTGCTTTGCCTGCCCTGCATCGCCCTGTGGCGACGGGCCTCCCTCAGCACGTTGCTGATCGGGCTGCCGTTGGTGCTGGTGAATCTGCTCTCTGCCTCTGCCAGCTATCGCACCCTGGTGCATCACTACAGCCTGCCCCTAGCGATGGTGGCCGTGGTGGCCTGCATCGATGGGCTACGGCGGCAACCCGAACCACAACGAGGCTTTCCCTGGATGCTGTGCTGGGCCGTTGCCTGCTGGCTGGCACTGGCCAAGCCCTGGTTCTTCACCGGGCCCTACCTGGCCCGACTGCCCCAAATGCAAGCCGTTCAAGAGGCCAAGGCCCTGATCCAACAAGAGGACGCGGTACTCACCACCAGCTATCTGGTGCCGCAGCTCAGCCAGCGCACCACCATCAGCTTCCCCAAAAAAAAGCAGAGCATGCCCCACGACGCTGCTGCCTGGAACGTGCTGCTGCTCAATCCCAGTGACCCGGGCTGGGGATCGAGCCGAAAGGTTCAAAAGAGCTTGCTTACTCAAGCCAAGGACAGGAACTGGACCTGTCGGAGCTGGCCATCGGGCCTGGAGCTGTGTCGAGCCCCTGCCGCTGCAGAACAACAGCCCCGCCGTGGCAATGCACCAAGCGATAGTCACCCGACTCCTTGA
- a CDS encoding glycosyltransferase family 39 protein — MRLHPALSGIAPKPAWLPIGLGSLLRLVQIWMPVLGIHSWRQADTAAMARHFSQAGTPIWLPQIDWSGASAGFVESEFPIYPFLVSRLYTLMGVQEWLGRGLSVLCSGLTIWLVMRLGRRWFSPQAGWWAGLAFAIAPLGVYFGRAFQAEALLLLCAAGALESLSLWREQRLPWALALSWLCFTTAGLIKVIPLLWLGLPLLMVQLSTVPQNHATPWQTLLSRLMRLLRHPGFWFYISTSLGAIACWYWHAHQLGQASGLSFGFWGSGADRSSLSLLLDLNGWINLLLRIGLRLLALVGVPFLLLGLRASWRSGGGQIAISGLLGVLLCTIATMRSSTIHEYYQLPLLLFSSPLIGLGWQTWKQKRPRWQRRLLLSLALVVSLTVLSLDYWAVEHRQRQAWMPLALTIRRDLPIDARIVSVTSTDPTLLNLARRQGWLISSKQLTPERIQRWKKAGASHLAGSFVWDKTYRPMPEQRQRILREMVDASPGAWVDPRSQTYLIPIDELHPQG, encoded by the coding sequence ATGCGGCTTCATCCCGCTTTGTCTGGAATAGCCCCTAAGCCGGCCTGGCTGCCCATCGGCCTGGGAAGCCTGCTGAGGCTGGTGCAGATCTGGATGCCGGTGCTCGGCATTCACAGCTGGCGGCAGGCCGACACGGCAGCCATGGCTAGGCATTTCAGCCAGGCGGGCACACCGATCTGGCTGCCTCAGATCGACTGGAGTGGGGCCAGTGCCGGCTTTGTGGAGTCGGAATTTCCCATCTACCCCTTTCTGGTGAGCCGCCTCTACACCCTGATGGGCGTGCAGGAATGGCTGGGTCGCGGTCTGTCGGTGCTCTGCAGCGGGCTGACCATCTGGCTGGTGATGCGACTCGGCCGGCGTTGGTTTAGCCCCCAAGCCGGATGGTGGGCAGGCCTGGCCTTTGCCATCGCACCCTTGGGGGTGTATTTCGGGCGCGCCTTCCAAGCCGAAGCCCTGTTGCTGCTCTGTGCCGCAGGGGCCCTGGAAAGCCTGAGCCTTTGGCGTGAACAACGATTGCCGTGGGCTCTAGCCCTGAGCTGGCTTTGCTTCACCACAGCAGGCTTGATCAAGGTGATTCCCCTGCTCTGGCTGGGGCTTCCCCTGCTGATGGTGCAACTCAGCACTGTCCCCCAGAACCATGCCACCCCTTGGCAAACCCTGCTCAGTCGCTTGATGCGACTGCTGAGGCATCCGGGGTTCTGGTTCTACATCAGCACCAGCCTTGGGGCGATCGCCTGCTGGTACTGGCATGCCCATCAACTGGGACAAGCCAGTGGCCTGAGCTTTGGGTTCTGGGGGTCGGGAGCCGATCGCAGCAGCCTCAGTCTTCTGTTGGACCTCAACGGTTGGATCAACCTGCTGTTGCGGATTGGACTGCGTCTCCTGGCACTGGTGGGAGTGCCCTTCCTGCTGCTCGGCCTCAGGGCGAGTTGGCGCAGCGGTGGCGGACAGATCGCCATCAGCGGACTGCTGGGCGTTTTGCTCTGCACAATCGCCACCATGCGCTCGAGCACGATTCATGAGTACTACCAGCTGCCGCTGCTGCTGTTCAGCTCTCCGCTCATCGGCCTCGGCTGGCAGACCTGGAAACAAAAGCGCCCCCGCTGGCAACGTCGGCTGTTGCTCAGCCTTGCCCTGGTGGTGAGCCTCACGGTGCTCTCGCTGGATTACTGGGCCGTGGAGCATCGCCAACGTCAGGCATGGATGCCCCTAGCCCTCACCATCCGCAGGGATCTGCCGATCGACGCACGGATCGTGAGTGTCACCAGCACAGATCCAACCTTGCTCAACCTGGCCCGCCGTCAGGGCTGGCTGATCTCCAGCAAGCAACTCACACCGGAGCGGATCCAGCGCTGGAAGAAGGCCGGAGCCAGCCATCTCGCCGGCAGCTTCGTGTGGGACAAGACCTACCGGCCGATGCCGGAGCAGCGGCAACGAATTCTGCGGGAGATGGTGGATGCAAGCCCCGGCGCCTGGGTGGACCCGCGCAGCCAGACCTACCTGATTCCGATTGATGAACTCCACCCCCAGGGCTGA
- a CDS encoding glycosyltransferase: MSSTAEREGQTSHSGLSIVLPTFNEGGSIRQVIESLLRLGSDHPLEILVIDDDSRDGTPDLVRSLARQDPRIRIIQRVGRSGLASAIKEGLIAALYSTAVVMDSDGQHEPSSVGQAVQLLERDDLDLVAGSRFLDHSEIRGLSDRRTDGSTLANRLARWSLPRSYRHLTDCMSGFMVLRLNSCLPLVRQVDVNGFKFFYELLAISGGRLQVGEIPLSFQPRLHGNSKLDLAILWDFVVSLIHTATLRLLPRRAISFGLVGASGVVVQLMSTALLMGLLNLSFQQALPVAVITAASSNYLVNNALTFRDRRQSGRHLIRGLLKFLLVASLPALANVGLATSFYTLIQAHALWAQLAGIVVVYVWNYAASSRFVWNSP; this comes from the coding sequence GTGTCGTCCACCGCGGAACGTGAAGGACAGACAAGCCACAGCGGCCTGTCCATCGTGCTGCCCACCTTCAACGAAGGTGGGTCGATCCGCCAGGTGATCGAATCACTCTTGCGGCTGGGGAGCGATCATCCGCTCGAGATCCTGGTCATCGATGACGATTCCCGGGACGGGACCCCTGATCTGGTCCGCAGCCTGGCCCGTCAGGACCCCAGGATCCGGATCATTCAGCGGGTGGGACGCTCCGGACTCGCCAGCGCCATCAAAGAAGGACTCATCGCAGCCCTCTATTCCACCGCCGTGGTGATGGACAGCGATGGCCAGCACGAGCCCAGCTCCGTTGGGCAGGCAGTGCAGCTGCTGGAACGCGACGACCTGGACTTGGTCGCGGGGAGCCGATTCCTGGACCACTCCGAAATTCGCGGCCTCAGTGATCGACGCACCGATGGTTCCACCCTCGCCAACCGTCTGGCCCGTTGGAGTCTTCCAAGGTCCTATAGGCACCTGACCGATTGCATGAGCGGATTCATGGTGCTGCGGCTCAACAGCTGTCTACCGCTGGTGCGCCAGGTGGACGTCAACGGCTTCAAATTCTTCTACGAGCTCCTGGCGATCAGCGGCGGCCGCCTGCAGGTGGGTGAAATCCCGCTGAGCTTTCAACCGCGTTTGCATGGCAACTCCAAGCTCGACCTCGCCATCCTCTGGGACTTCGTGGTGTCCCTGATTCACACCGCAACCCTGCGGCTGCTGCCGCGCCGGGCGATCAGCTTCGGGCTTGTTGGCGCCTCGGGTGTGGTGGTTCAGCTGATGTCCACCGCTCTGCTGATGGGCCTGCTCAACCTCTCGTTTCAGCAGGCTCTGCCAGTGGCCGTGATCACAGCAGCAAGCTCGAACTATCTGGTGAACAACGCTCTCACTTTTCGCGATCGGCGTCAGAGCGGACGGCACCTGATCCGGGGGTTGCTGAAGTTCCTGCTGGTGGCCTCCCTGCCTGCTCTTGCCAACGTCGGCCTGGCCACCAGTTTTTACACCCTGATCCAGGCCCATGCGCTCTGGGCCCAACTGGCGGGCATTGTTGTCGTCTACGTCTGGAACTATGCGGCTTCATCCCGCTTTGTCTGGAATAGCCCCTAA
- a CDS encoding glycosyltransferase family 39 protein produces the protein MRSGSAPEPAPSIALIGLGFVAAVLALIGLGDLPLRDFDEATVARVALELRHGLGEAPLLPTLWGAPYLNKAPGLHSLIALVIGATTQPNQLPSEWTIRLAPALLSCLVVPLGGWLQWTLRPGDRSSAIATSVILLSLLPVARHGRLAMLDGTQLTAMALLWLALLQLNQRRWSGLWGVVAGLMASAMLLLKAPLLVPSAVAAGLALIWGQEWKAWNNRATACTGFMLGLAPGMGWHLWHAHIRGAEALWLWGGDGAGRVLLDAGEGSDLGWRVPVIEIVEGGWPWLPLVPFALIWAWRWRQSRWGRWSLASLLTLAGAVLPLRTQLPWYSHPLWLPIALLCAPLLVWLVERPSSSSVSPDSPRPPCRWLLLQLPSFWCGLGLLLLLLWLSSFSSIGSSLAPYRGLAAVLGLGWCSGGWWLRSAAPGQRRLGVISLACGNVAALALLFHSPLWLWELNESWPVRPVAALARDNSGTELTLKGYDERPSLNWYAEQRIPRFKGGRSRRLSDKPQENCIIEGQTGQWTLADCR, from the coding sequence TCGCTGCCGTTCTGGCGCTGATTGGCCTCGGGGATCTCCCCCTACGGGACTTCGATGAGGCCACCGTGGCAAGGGTGGCCCTAGAACTTCGCCACGGACTCGGTGAAGCCCCGTTGCTGCCCACCCTCTGGGGCGCGCCGTACCTCAACAAGGCACCAGGACTGCACAGCCTGATCGCACTGGTGATCGGCGCGACGACGCAGCCCAACCAGCTCCCCTCGGAGTGGACCATCCGGCTGGCGCCGGCCTTGCTGTCTTGCTTGGTGGTCCCCCTCGGAGGTTGGCTGCAATGGACGCTGCGACCTGGGGATCGCTCCAGCGCCATCGCCACCAGTGTGATCCTGCTATCGCTGCTCCCAGTGGCCCGGCACGGACGCCTGGCCATGCTGGATGGCACGCAGCTGACGGCCATGGCTCTGCTGTGGTTGGCATTGCTGCAACTCAACCAACGCCGATGGAGCGGCCTCTGGGGAGTGGTGGCCGGCCTGATGGCCAGCGCAATGCTGCTGCTCAAGGCACCCCTGCTGGTGCCCTCGGCCGTGGCCGCAGGCCTTGCGCTGATCTGGGGCCAGGAATGGAAAGCCTGGAACAACCGTGCCACGGCTTGCACTGGGTTCATGCTGGGCCTGGCACCGGGAATGGGCTGGCATCTTTGGCATGCCCACATCCGGGGGGCCGAGGCGCTCTGGCTCTGGGGTGGTGATGGCGCAGGACGGGTTCTGCTGGATGCAGGCGAAGGCAGTGATCTGGGGTGGCGAGTCCCCGTAATCGAAATCGTGGAGGGGGGCTGGCCCTGGTTGCCCCTGGTGCCCTTTGCCCTGATCTGGGCCTGGAGGTGGCGCCAGAGCCGCTGGGGACGATGGTCACTGGCCAGCCTGCTCACCCTGGCCGGAGCAGTTCTGCCGCTACGCACCCAGCTTCCCTGGTACAGCCACCCGCTCTGGCTGCCGATCGCCCTCCTCTGCGCGCCGCTGCTGGTCTGGCTGGTGGAGCGACCCTCCTCGTCTTCAGTTTCACCGGACAGCCCAAGGCCACCCTGCCGCTGGCTGCTGTTGCAGCTTCCATCGTTTTGGTGCGGACTCGGCCTGCTGCTTCTGCTGCTGTGGCTGAGCAGTTTCAGCAGCATCGGCAGCAGCCTTGCGCCCTATCGCGGCCTGGCGGCAGTGCTGGGTCTCGGCTGGTGTAGCGGCGGATGGTGGCTGCGATCCGCCGCTCCGGGTCAACGGCGCCTCGGGGTGATCAGCCTGGCCTGCGGCAATGTGGCGGCTCTGGCCCTGCTGTTTCACTCCCCACTGTGGTTGTGGGAACTCAACGAAAGCTGGCCCGTGCGACCCGTTGCGGCCTTAGCCCGAGACAACTCTGGAACTGAGTTAACTCTGAAGGGCTACGACGAACGTCCCAGCCTGAACTGGTACGCCGAACAACGTATCCCGCGTTTCAAAGGTGGCAGGAGTCGGCGTCTCAGCGACAAACCTCAGGAGAACTGCATCATCGAGGGCCAAACAGGGCAATGGACCCTGGCCGACTGTCGGTAG